The proteins below are encoded in one region of Triticum aestivum cultivar Chinese Spring chromosome 1B, IWGSC CS RefSeq v2.1, whole genome shotgun sequence:
- the LOC123078859 gene encoding subtilisin-like protease has protein sequence TVVQLGNGNCINGEAFNQIINSSSKPKSFPMHLNKHCKSLPGRNVAGKFVICHSTGPMNDTGPSINKTDISGIVSAGAAGVVLINRKAAGFTTLLEDYGNVVQVTVADGNNITEYVRTTSKASAKVIYKNTVLGVRPSPTVAAFSSRGPGTFSPGVLKPDILAPGLNVIAARPPLTMLGSGPFHIKSGTSMSTPHISGVAALVKSCHPDWSAAAIKSAILTTADITDSTGGPILDEQHERATAYAMGAGHVNPTKAVDPGLVYDLGITEYAGYICALLGDQDLAFITRDPRLSCKMLPKIPEAQLNYPTITVPLKTRPFTVHKTVTNVGPSNSIYTLKMEIPKSLTVRVYPETLVFSKAGQKIRYSLTVSSSDSESSNFMEGSLSWVSVTHIVRSPIVVALL, from the coding sequence actgTTGTGCAGCTTGGGAACGGCAATTGCATCAATGGAGAGGCTTTTAACCAGATTATAAACTCAAGCTCCAAGCCCAAATCTTTTCCTATGCATTTGAACAAGCATTGCAAGTCATTGCCTGGAAGAAATGTGGCCGGCAAATTTGTGATTTGCCATAGCACAGGACCAATGAATGACACTGGGCCATCAATCAACAAGACCGACATCAGTGGCATCGTTAGTGCCGGGGCGGCTGGTGTAGTGCTAATAAACAGGAAAGCTGCTGGTTTCACCACCCTTCTCGAGGACTATGGCAATGTGGTGCAGGTGACTGTGGCTGATGGCAACAATATCACAGAGTATGTGAGGACAACAAGCAAAGCCAGTGCCAAAGTCATATACAAGAACACTGTGCTTGGCGTCCGTCCATCTCCCACGGTCGCAGCATTCTCATCCCGCGGTCCCGGCACGTTCAGCCCCGGTGTGCTAAAGCCAGATATATTGGCACCTGGGCTCAACGTCATTGCTGCAAGGCCACCACTCACCATGCTTGGATCTGGGCCATTCCACATTAAATCAGGGACGTCCATGTCGACTCCACATATCAGTGGTGTCGCTGCGCTTGTCAAGAGCTGCCATCCTGACTGGTCTGCTGCTGCTATCAAGTCAGCCATCCTCACCACTGCTGACATCACGGACAGCACTGGTGGCCCGATCTTGGACGAGCAGCATGAGAGGGCAACCGCGTACGCCATGGGTGCTGGCCATGTCAACCCTACAAAAGCAGTTGATCCAGGCCTTGTGTATGACCTTGGCATTACTGAATATGCCGGCTACATATGTGCTCTCCTTGGTGATCAGGACTTGGCATTCATTACGCGTGACCCGAGGTTGTCATGCAAAATGCTTCCCAAGATACCTGAAGCACAACTCAACTACCCTACCATAACGGTGCCACTCAAGACAAGGCCGTTCACAGTGCACAAAACTGTGACAAATGTGGGCCCATCAAATTCCATATACACACTGAAGATGGAGATCCCCAAATCTCTTACAGTGCGAGTCTACCCAGAGACACTGGTGTTCTCCAAGGCTGGACAAAAGATTAGATATAGTCTGACGGTGAGCAGCTCTGACAGTGAGAGCTCAAACTTCATGGAGGGAAGTTTGAGCTGGGTCTCAGTGACCCATATTGTGCGCAGTCCGATCGTTGTCGCACTTTTGTAA